One Stenotrophomonas maltophilia R551-3 genomic window, GATCCAGGACGATCAGGTAGGTCATGCACGCAACGCCATCTGTGAAGAACGCATTGAGCCTAGATCGCCTGTGCAGCGCCGGATCTCAGACAAGGTCGAAAAGCGAGTGATATCGAGAATCGCCACTTTGTTGCGCGCACGACAAAGGGCCAGCAGCAAGGCCGGCCCTGTCGGAGTGGCGCCAAGCGCCGACCGCTTACTTCATGCGGTAGGTGATACGACCCTTGGTCAGGTCGTACGGGGTCATTTCAACCTTGACCCGGTCACCGGTGAGGATGCGGATGTAGTTCTTGCGCATGCGACCGGAGATATGGGCGATGATTTCGTGCCCATTTTCCAGACGAACGCGGAAAGTGGTGTTCGGCAGCGTCTCGCTGACGGTGCCCTCGAACTCGATGGAATCGTCTTTCGACATGTAGTCCTGTGCGGTTCAGAAAACGGCCACGCTGGGCCTAAGGCGCGGTATTTTACGCGTGATGGGCCCAGCTTGCAAAGTTTGTGTTAACCCCCGGCCAAATGCCGTGCCGGCAAACGCCCCACCGCCTGGGTCCAGGGGCCTTCACGGCCATCCTGATGGACGGCCTGGCGCACGTGATCGAGGAATTCCGCGCGTGGCAGGTGTTCGGCACCCATCCGCAGCAGGTGCGGATTTTCGACCTGGGCATCAATCAGTTGCCAGCCCCAGTCGCGCAGGGTGGTCGCCAATGCGGCCAGGGCGATCTTGGAGCCGCCACTGGCGCCGCTGAACATGCTCTCGCCGAAAAACATGGCGCCGATCGCGACGCCATAGATGCCGCCGACCAGGGTCTGCCGGTCCCAGACTTCGAAGGAGTGGGCAAAGCCAAGGTCATGCAGCTGGCTGTAAGCCTCGACCATCGCCGGGCTGATCCAGGTGCCGTCCTGGCCGGGGCGTGGCGCTGCGGCGCAGGCGCGCAT contains:
- the infA gene encoding translation initiation factor IF-1, which gives rise to MSKDDSIEFEGTVSETLPNTTFRVRLENGHEIIAHISGRMRKNYIRILTGDRVKVEMTPYDLTKGRITYRMK
- the aat gene encoding leucyl/phenylalanyl-tRNA--protein transferase produces the protein MTRQLPWRLADTPDAPFPPAETALRQPDGLLAVGGDLHPVRLLNAYAGGIFPWFSEGEPILWWSPDPRMVFRTDGVHLSSRFRRQLRSSTWEISVDTAFGRVMRACAAAPRPGQDGTWISPAMVEAYSQLHDLGFAHSFEVWDRQTLVGGIYGVAIGAMFFGESMFSGASGGSKIALAALATTLRDWGWQLIDAQVENPHLLRMGAEHLPRAEFLDHVRQAVHQDGREGPWTQAVGRLPARHLAGG